The Hyphomonadaceae bacterium ML37 genome includes a region encoding these proteins:
- a CDS encoding replication-associated recombination protein A — MSNLFQSAGLEASAPRPLADRLRPQSLSDVVGQDHLIGPGGPLGRMLARGHLASIILWGPPGVGKTTLARLLSDAAGLEFDAISAVFSGVADLKKAFDRARARRASGQGTLLFVDEIHRFNRAQQDGFLPVVEEGVVTLVGATTENPSFELNAALLSRCQVLVLKRLDADALERLLARAEALEGRPLALTGQARDVMMALADGDGRYLLNLAEQVFAAAPDAPLDPAGLGQLVQRRAPSYDKAGDSHYNLISALHKSIRGSDPDAALYWLARMLEAGEDPLFLARRLVRMANEDIGLADPGAVHAALAAKDVYDFLGSPEGELALAQAVVHLACAPKSNAVYKAWKAAVRSAKATGSLSPPKHILNAPTKLMKAEGYGQGYEYDHDAAGGVSGQDYFPDEMTDRPVFYEPKDGGREAQLKERLDRWRALRKERRGR; from the coding sequence ATGAGCAATCTGTTCCAGTCCGCCGGTCTTGAAGCCTCCGCGCCGCGCCCGCTGGCCGACCGGCTTCGCCCGCAATCCCTGAGCGATGTGGTTGGTCAGGATCACCTGATCGGCCCCGGCGGCCCGCTGGGGCGCATGCTGGCGCGCGGGCATCTGGCCTCCATCATCCTTTGGGGGCCTCCCGGCGTGGGCAAGACCACGCTGGCGCGCCTGCTCAGCGATGCGGCGGGGCTGGAGTTTGACGCCATTTCAGCCGTGTTCTCCGGCGTGGCGGACCTGAAAAAAGCCTTCGACCGCGCCCGCGCCCGGCGCGCCTCGGGCCAGGGCACGCTTCTGTTCGTCGACGAGATCCACCGCTTCAACCGCGCCCAGCAGGACGGCTTTTTGCCCGTGGTGGAGGAGGGGGTGGTGACGCTGGTGGGCGCCACCACCGAAAACCCCAGCTTTGAGCTCAACGCTGCGCTCCTGTCGCGCTGTCAGGTGCTGGTGCTCAAGCGGCTGGACGCCGATGCGCTCGAACGCCTGCTCGCCCGCGCCGAGGCGCTGGAGGGCCGCCCGCTGGCGCTGACGGGGCAGGCGCGCGACGTGATGATGGCGCTGGCCGACGGGGACGGGCGCTATCTGCTCAATCTGGCCGAACAGGTCTTCGCCGCCGCACCCGACGCGCCGCTGGACCCTGCAGGCCTCGGCCAGCTGGTGCAGCGCCGCGCGCCCTCCTACGACAAGGCGGGCGATTCCCACTACAATCTCATCTCCGCCTTGCACAAATCCATCCGCGGCTCGGACCCGGACGCGGCGCTCTACTGGCTGGCGCGCATGCTGGAGGCCGGCGAGGACCCGCTGTTTCTGGCCCGGCGCCTGGTGCGCATGGCCAATGAGGATATCGGCCTGGCCGATCCCGGCGCGGTCCACGCGGCGCTGGCGGCCAAGGACGTGTATGATTTCCTCGGCAGCCCCGAAGGCGAGCTGGCGCTGGCCCAGGCCGTGGTCCATCTCGCCTGCGCCCCCAAATCCAACGCCGTCTACAAGGCCTGGAAAGCCGCCGTGCGCAGCGCCAAGGCCACGGGCTCCCTGAGCCCGCCCAAACACATCCTCAACGCCCCCACCAAGCTGATGAAGGCTGAAGGCTATGGCCAGGGCTATGAATACGATCACGACGCCGCCGGCGGCGTCTCGGGCCAGGACTATTTCCCCGACGAGATGACCGACCGCCCGGTCTTCTACGAACCCAAGGACGGCGGGCGCGAGGCGCAGCTGAAAGAGCGGCTGGACCGCTGGCGGGCGCTGAGGAAAGAGCGGCGAGGGCGTTAG
- a CDS encoding RluA family pseudouridine synthase, which yields MSAVQTLEVTQAEGDMRLDRWFKAHFPHIPHGRVEKFLRTGQVRVDGARAKGNQRLEPGQIVRVPPMPEPGEIRAEAPLSREDAAFARSMVLYQDHELIALNKPHGLAVQGGSKTTRHLDRLLDAFGRGDERPRLVHRLDKDTSGVLVVARTADSARRLSRLFQTRDLRKYYWAVALGVPSPHNGEISGFLRKSSGPDGDRERMMAARHGEEGAQHAVTHYAVADHAGRRASWVVLSPETGRTHQLRVHMAGFGHAILGDGKYMCDIPTPEGLSRKLHLHARKLVIPRPGQRPLVLEAPLPDHMSETFAALGFDFDAGARAEETLA from the coding sequence ATGAGCGCGGTTCAAACCCTCGAAGTCACGCAAGCCGAAGGCGATATGCGTCTGGACCGCTGGTTCAAGGCGCATTTTCCGCACATCCCCCACGGGCGGGTGGAGAAATTCCTGCGCACCGGTCAGGTCCGCGTCGACGGCGCGCGCGCCAAGGGCAATCAGCGCCTCGAGCCGGGCCAGATCGTGCGCGTGCCGCCCATGCCGGAACCGGGCGAGATCCGCGCCGAGGCGCCCTTGTCGCGAGAGGACGCGGCGTTCGCCCGCTCCATGGTGCTGTATCAGGACCATGAGCTGATCGCGCTGAACAAGCCCCACGGCCTGGCCGTACAGGGCGGGTCCAAGACCACGCGCCATCTCGACCGTCTGCTGGACGCGTTCGGGCGGGGCGATGAACGCCCGCGTCTCGTCCACCGTCTCGACAAGGACACGTCGGGCGTTCTGGTGGTGGCGCGCACCGCTGACAGCGCCCGGCGCCTCTCGCGCCTGTTCCAGACCCGCGACCTTCGCAAATATTACTGGGCTGTGGCCCTTGGCGTGCCTTCGCCGCACAACGGCGAGATCAGCGGCTTCCTGCGCAAATCCAGCGGCCCCGATGGCGACCGCGAGCGCATGATGGCGGCGCGCCATGGCGAGGAGGGCGCCCAGCACGCGGTGACCCATTACGCTGTGGCTGACCATGCCGGACGCCGTGCCAGCTGGGTCGTGCTGAGCCCCGAAACCGGGCGCACCCACCAGCTGCGCGTCCACATGGCGGGCTTTGGCCACGCCATTCTGGGCGACGGCAAATACATGTGCGACATCCCCACGCCCGAAGGCCTGTCGCGCAAGCTGCACCTGCACGCGCGCAAGCTGGTCATCCCGCGCCCCGGCCAGCGCCCGCTGGTGCTGGAAGCGCCGCTGCCGGACCATATGAGCGAGACCTTCGCCGCGCTGGGCTTTGACTTCGACGCGGGCGCGCGCGCCGAGGAGACGCTGGCGTGA
- a CDS encoding CTP synthase, which yields MPRYIFITGGVVSSLGKGLASAALGALLQARGYSVRLRKLDPYLNVDPGTMSPYQHGEVFVTDDGAETDLDLGHYERFTGVPAAQSDNITTGRIYSDIIARERRGDYLGATVQVIPHVTDAIKTFVLSDAGDVDFVLCEIGGTVGDIEGLPFFEAIRQLGQELGRERCVFVHVTLLPFIKAAGEMKTKPTQHSVKELRSIGIQPDILLCRCEIPLDPSDRRKIALFCNVPENAVIEGRDAASLYDVPGEYHDQGFDSVILDRFGITDAPEPDMSVWQRISQAVHNPDGEVTIAVVGKYTVLADAYKSLLEALTHGGIANNVKVRVRWLDASQFETPDNFAALEDVHAILVPGGFGERGAEGKIAAARFARERKVPYFGICFGMQMAVIEAARHLAGVTGAGTSEFGAPKEPVVGLLKEWVKDNEIVRRYAGGDLGGTMRLGAFPATLKDGSRVREIYGAPQIQERHRHRYEVNIAWREQLEAAGLIFSGLSPDGVLPEIVEYADHPWFIGVQFHPEYKSRPFEPHPLFASFVAAAIEHSRLV from the coding sequence ATGCCGCGATATATTTTCATCACTGGCGGCGTGGTCTCCTCCCTTGGAAAAGGCCTCGCTTCCGCTGCCCTGGGCGCGCTTTTGCAAGCGCGCGGGTATTCCGTGCGCCTGCGCAAGCTGGACCCCTATCTCAATGTCGATCCGGGCACGATGTCGCCCTATCAGCATGGCGAGGTCTTCGTCACCGATGACGGGGCGGAGACTGATCTGGATCTGGGCCATTACGAGCGCTTCACCGGCGTGCCGGCCGCCCAGAGCGACAATATCACCACGGGGCGCATCTATTCCGACATTATCGCGCGCGAACGGCGCGGCGATTATCTGGGCGCCACGGTACAGGTGATTCCCCACGTCACCGACGCCATCAAGACCTTCGTTCTGTCCGACGCCGGGGATGTGGATTTCGTGCTGTGCGAGATCGGCGGCACGGTGGGCGATATCGAGGGTCTGCCCTTCTTCGAGGCGATCCGCCAGTTGGGACAGGAGCTGGGCCGCGAGCGCTGCGTCTTCGTCCATGTCACGCTGTTGCCCTTCATCAAGGCGGCCGGCGAGATGAAGACCAAGCCGACCCAGCACTCGGTCAAGGAGCTGCGCTCCATCGGCATCCAGCCCGATATCCTGCTGTGCCGCTGCGAAATTCCGCTGGACCCGTCGGACCGGCGCAAGATCGCCCTGTTCTGCAATGTGCCTGAAAACGCCGTGATCGAGGGACGCGACGCGGCCTCGCTCTATGACGTGCCGGGCGAGTATCACGATCAGGGCTTTGATTCGGTCATTCTGGACCGGTTCGGCATCACCGATGCGCCCGAGCCTGACATGTCGGTGTGGCAGCGTATCAGCCAGGCCGTCCACAATCCTGATGGCGAGGTCACCATTGCGGTGGTGGGCAAATACACCGTGCTGGCCGACGCCTATAAATCCCTGCTCGAAGCGCTCACCCATGGCGGCATCGCCAATAATGTGAAGGTGCGCGTGCGCTGGCTGGACGCCAGCCAGTTCGAGACGCCGGACAATTTCGCCGCCCTGGAAGACGTGCACGCCATCCTGGTGCCCGGCGGGTTTGGCGAGCGCGGCGCCGAAGGCAAGATCGCCGCGGCCCGCTTCGCGCGCGAGCGCAAGGTGCCGTATTTCGGCATCTGCTTTGGCATGCAGATGGCGGTGATCGAGGCGGCGCGTCATCTCGCCGGCGTCACGGGCGCGGGCACGTCGGAGTTCGGCGCGCCCAAAGAGCCGGTGGTCGGCCTGCTCAAAGAATGGGTCAAGGACAATGAAATCGTGCGCCGCTATGCCGGCGGGGATTTGGGCGGCACCATGCGCCTGGGCGCCTTCCCGGCAACGCTCAAAGACGGCTCGCGCGTGCGCGAGATTTACGGCGCGCCGCAGATCCAGGAACGCCACCGCCACCGCTATGAGGTGAACATCGCCTGGCGCGAGCAGCTGGAAGCCGCCGGTCTCATCTTCTCCGGCCTGTCGCCCGACGGCGTGCTGCCGGAAATCGTGGAATACGCCGACCACCCCTGGTTCATCGGCGTGCAATTCCACCCCGAATACAAATCGAGACCCTTCGAGCCGCACCCGCTGTTTGCGAGCTTCGTGGCGGCGGCGATAGAGCATTCACGGTTGGTGTAA
- the rpmF gene encoding 50S ribosomal protein L32: MAVPKRKTSPSKRNMRRGHDSISTTAYVEDKDTGELRRPHHVDLKSGMYRGKQIFTPKED; the protein is encoded by the coding sequence ATGGCGGTCCCCAAGCGCAAAACCTCTCCGTCCAAGCGCAATATGCGCCGCGGACATGATTCCATCTCCACGACCGCCTATGTCGAGGACAAGGACACCGGCGAGCTGCGCCGTCCGCACCATGTCGACCTGAAGTCGGGCATGTATCGCGGCAAGCAGATTTTCACGCCGAAAGAAGACTGA
- a CDS encoding thiamine pyrophosphate-dependent enzyme, with protein sequence MALRTGAQHLIDALAAQGVERIFGVPGESYLAALDALVDSGIAFITCRHEAGAANMAEADGKLTGRPGICFVTRGPGATQAAVGVHTAFQDSTPMLLLVGQVRREDEGREAFQELDYAQAFAGIAKAAFEIRDPARVGEQIMRAYALALHGRPGPVVVGLPEDMLTEEAEAPAPRAFTRALSEPGGDTARIIAARLDAAQRPVILAGGPGWSAAARAALHDMAVRMNCPVATSFRAKHLFDNTHSHYAGEAGIGVNPALRDALREADVILAIGPRLGEMTTQSYDLFDVPGGLGDRLIHIHPGGEELGRVYHPDMAVTASPGAAMLAIAEAATPQNAARRAAWVAARRADYDAWVQPVSVTGAVNPSQIWRAVSARYGDSAIMTNGAGNFAAWLHRFFDHSAYPGQLAPTSGAMGYGLPAAIAAKLRHPDRPVIAVCGDGDFLMAAPELATAVQHGANIVVCVFDNGTYGTIRMHQERAYPGRVSGTGLVNPDFKMMALSFGMAAWYVAATDEFLPALDAALTSGRPSLIHVRQSPEDIAPGKRLSELKPA encoded by the coding sequence ATGGCCCTGCGCACTGGCGCCCAGCATTTGATCGACGCGCTCGCCGCCCAGGGCGTGGAGCGGATTTTCGGCGTGCCGGGAGAGAGTTATCTGGCGGCGCTGGATGCGCTGGTCGATAGCGGGATCGCCTTCATCACCTGCCGGCATGAGGCGGGGGCGGCGAATATGGCGGAAGCCGACGGCAAGCTGACCGGGCGCCCCGGCATCTGCTTCGTCACGCGAGGGCCGGGGGCGACGCAGGCCGCGGTGGGCGTCCATACGGCGTTTCAGGATTCCACGCCCATGCTGCTTCTGGTGGGCCAGGTGCGCCGCGAGGATGAGGGGCGCGAGGCGTTTCAGGAGCTCGACTACGCCCAGGCCTTCGCCGGGATCGCCAAGGCGGCGTTCGAGATTCGCGATCCGGCGCGCGTGGGCGAGCAGATCATGCGCGCTTACGCTCTGGCCCTGCACGGCCGCCCCGGCCCGGTGGTGGTGGGCCTGCCCGAGGATATGCTGACTGAAGAAGCCGAGGCGCCGGCGCCGCGCGCCTTCACCCGCGCGCTGAGCGAGCCGGGCGGTGATACGGCGCGCATCATCGCTGCGCGCCTTGATGCGGCCCAGCGCCCGGTGATCCTCGCCGGGGGGCCGGGCTGGAGCGCGGCGGCGCGCGCGGCGCTGCACGATATGGCGGTGCGCATGAACTGCCCCGTCGCCACAAGTTTCCGGGCCAAGCATTTGTTCGACAACACCCATTCCCACTATGCGGGTGAGGCGGGGATCGGCGTGAACCCGGCTCTGCGCGATGCGCTGCGCGAGGCGGACGTGATCCTCGCCATCGGGCCGCGCCTCGGCGAAATGACCACCCAAAGCTATGATCTGTTCGACGTGCCCGGCGGGTTGGGCGACCGGCTGATCCACATCCATCCCGGCGGGGAGGAGCTGGGCCGCGTCTATCATCCCGACATGGCCGTCACGGCCTCGCCCGGCGCCGCCATGCTCGCCATCGCAGAGGCGGCCACACCGCAAAACGCCGCCCGCCGCGCGGCCTGGGTCGCGGCGCGCCGCGCCGATTACGACGCGTGGGTGCAGCCTGTGAGCGTCACCGGTGCGGTCAATCCGTCGCAGATCTGGCGCGCCGTGTCGGCCCGCTATGGCGACAGCGCAATCATGACCAATGGCGCAGGCAATTTCGCCGCCTGGCTGCATCGCTTCTTTGATCACAGCGCCTATCCCGGCCAGCTCGCGCCCACCTCCGGGGCCATGGGCTATGGCCTGCCCGCCGCCATCGCCGCCAAGCTGCGCCATCCTGACCGCCCGGTCATCGCTGTGTGTGGCGATGGTGATTTCCTGATGGCCGCGCCGGAGCTTGCCACCGCCGTCCAGCACGGCGCCAACATCGTCGTGTGCGTGTTCGACAACGGAACCTACGGCACCATCCGCATGCACCAGGAGCGCGCCTATCCCGGCCGTGTCTCGGGCACGGGCCTGGTCAATCCCGACTTCAAAATGATGGCGCTGAGCTTCGGCATGGCCGCTTGGTACGTCGCCGCCACTGACGAGTTCCTGCCCGCGCTGGACGCGGCGCTGACGTCGGGGCGTCCCTCCCTGATCCATGTGCGCCAGTCGCCCGAAGACATTGCGCCGGGGAAGCGGTTGAGTGAACTCAAGCCCGCTTGA
- a CDS encoding MarR family transcriptional regulator: protein MSRAPGPGPDPELVFAVLNEVGIIQQLSSSALLKVLPDGLQIAHFSVLNHMARLGDGWTPVRLARAFQVTKGAMTNTLQRLEARALVRIEPDPEDRRAKRVFLTPAGREMRARCLAALGPELARMGAALGAGRFETALPALQAIRNWLDADRNPAK from the coding sequence ATGAGCCGCGCCCCCGGACCCGGGCCGGATCCCGAGCTGGTGTTCGCGGTCCTCAACGAGGTGGGCATCATCCAGCAGCTGTCGTCCAGCGCGCTGCTCAAAGTCCTGCCCGACGGATTGCAGATCGCGCATTTCTCCGTGCTCAACCACATGGCGCGCCTCGGCGATGGCTGGACGCCGGTGCGCCTCGCGCGCGCCTTTCAGGTCACCAAGGGCGCCATGACCAACACGCTGCAGCGGCTGGAGGCGCGCGCCCTGGTGCGCATCGAGCCTGACCCGGAAGATCGGCGCGCGAAGCGCGTGTTCCTCACGCCGGCCGGGCGGGAGATGCGCGCGCGCTGCCTGGCCGCCCTTGGACCGGAGCTTGCCCGCATGGGGGCGGCGCTGGGCGCCGGGCGGTTTGAGACGGCGCTGCCCGCCCTGCAGGCGATCCGCAACTGGCTGGACGCGGATCGCAATCCGGCGAAATAG
- a CDS encoding CrcB family protein, which yields MNHLLLIAAGGALGAVSRHGVNQACLRWIGPDAPWGVLIVNVAGSLAVGLLVGWLAQAGRADATEIRFAFGVGFLGAFTTMSALSLELILMIERKAFLEALVWGGGMLIACVLAAGVGLALARTVWPS from the coding sequence ATGAACCATCTTCTTCTCATCGCCGCCGGAGGCGCGCTGGGCGCGGTCTCGCGCCATGGCGTCAATCAGGCGTGCCTGCGCTGGATCGGGCCGGACGCGCCCTGGGGCGTGCTGATCGTCAATGTGGCCGGATCGCTGGCGGTCGGGCTGCTGGTGGGCTGGCTGGCGCAGGCCGGGCGCGCCGACGCCACCGAGATCCGCTTTGCCTTCGGCGTCGGGTTTCTGGGCGCCTTCACCACCATGAGCGCATTGTCGCTGGAGCTGATCTTGATGATCGAACGCAAGGCCTTTCTCGAGGCGCTGGTCTGGGGCGGCGGCATGCTGATCGCCTGCGTGCTCGCTGCGGGCGTGGGGCTGGCGCTGGCGCGCACGGTGTGGCCGTCATGA
- a CDS encoding amidohydrolase yields the protein MRHVWNSLGAGALALAALTGCNGAGDEDSANANANGGGELVRFNPDPYPSTYQPAPSGVTLIRGANVFDGVDQLLENTDILIENGRIAAIGQGLAAPDGAEIVEAEGRFVTPGVVDIHSHLGVYASPSVNAHSDGNEATAPVTAEVWAEHGVWPQDPGFDTALAAGVTTLHVLPGSANLFGGRGVTLRNVPARSVQAMKFPDAPYTLKMACGENPKRVYGNQGRAPASRMGNMAGYREAWQRAVEYRAAWNRYWDEGDASATPPTRNLELDTLMGVLDGEILIQMHCYRADEMALVLDMAEEFDYHVSVFHHAVEAFKIPDLLAEAGTCAAVWADWGGFKMEAYDSIIENLPITHSLGACAMIHSDSDLGIQRLNHEVAKALGDGRRMGLDISDAEAVSWFTSAPARGLGIFEETGSIETGKRADIVIWSAHPFSSYALADHVYIDGALMYDRADPERRTVRDFMLGQPGEGVR from the coding sequence ATGAGACACGTATGGAACAGTCTGGGCGCGGGCGCACTGGCGCTGGCGGCCCTGACCGGGTGCAATGGCGCGGGCGATGAGGACAGCGCGAACGCCAATGCAAATGGCGGCGGCGAGCTGGTGCGGTTCAATCCTGACCCCTACCCCTCCACCTATCAGCCGGCCCCGTCCGGCGTGACGCTGATCCGCGGCGCGAACGTGTTCGACGGCGTCGATCAGCTGCTGGAAAACACCGACATCCTGATCGAGAACGGGCGCATCGCCGCCATCGGCCAGGGCCTCGCCGCCCCCGACGGCGCTGAAATCGTCGAGGCTGAAGGCCGCTTCGTGACGCCGGGCGTGGTGGACATCCACTCCCATCTCGGTGTCTATGCCAGCCCCTCGGTCAACGCCCATTCCGACGGCAATGAAGCCACCGCCCCGGTGACGGCGGAGGTGTGGGCCGAGCATGGCGTCTGGCCGCAGGACCCGGGCTTTGACACGGCGCTCGCCGCCGGCGTGACCACGCTGCACGTGCTGCCGGGCTCGGCCAATCTGTTCGGCGGGCGCGGCGTGACCTTGCGCAATGTGCCTGCGCGCAGCGTCCAGGCGATGAAGTTTCCCGATGCGCCCTACACGCTGAAAATGGCCTGCGGCGAGAACCCCAAGCGGGTCTACGGCAATCAGGGCCGCGCCCCGGCCTCGCGCATGGGCAATATGGCGGGATACCGCGAAGCCTGGCAGCGCGCGGTGGAATATCGCGCCGCCTGGAACCGCTATTGGGACGAGGGCGACGCCTCCGCCACGCCGCCCACGCGCAATCTGGAGCTCGACACGCTGATGGGCGTGCTGGACGGGGAGATCCTGATCCAGATGCATTGCTACCGCGCCGACGAAATGGCGCTGGTGCTCGATATGGCCGAAGAGTTCGACTACCACGTCTCGGTCTTCCACCACGCGGTCGAGGCCTTCAAAATCCCCGACCTGCTGGCCGAGGCCGGCACCTGCGCGGCGGTCTGGGCCGACTGGGGCGGGTTCAAGATGGAGGCGTATGACTCCATCATCGAAAACCTGCCCATCACCCATTCGCTGGGCGCCTGCGCGATGATCCATTCAGACTCTGATCTGGGCATTCAGCGCCTCAACCATGAAGTGGCGAAGGCCCTGGGCGATGGCCGGCGCATGGGGCTCGATATCTCCGACGCCGAAGCGGTGTCCTGGTTCACCTCGGCACCCGCACGAGGCCTCGGGATTTTCGAGGAGACCGGGTCCATCGAAACCGGCAAGCGTGCCGATATCGTGATCTGGTCGGCCCACCCGTTCTCCAGCTACGCCCTGGCGGACCATGTCTATATCGATGGCGCGCTGATGTATGACCGCGCCGACCCCGAGCGGCGCACGGTGCGCGACTTCATGCTTGGCCAACCCGGTGAAGGAGTGCGCTGA
- the eno gene encoding phosphopyruvate hydratase has translation MSVIIDIRAREILDSRGNPTVEVDVELDDGSMGRAAVPSGASTGAHEAVEKRDGGPRYGGKGVREAVAAVEGEIYENIVGIEAAEQRVIDEAMIDLDGTPNKARLGANAILGVSLAVAKAAAQSRKLPLYRYLGGVNARILPTPMMNVINGGAHADNPVDFQEFMIMPTGLPSFSEALRCGSEIFHALKSRLKQGGYSTNVGDEGGFAPDLKSAEHCLDELMAAIEAAGYSPGKDVVLALDVASTEFFRDGRYVLEGAGRTCSSEEFATYLTELVRAYPIVSIEDGMAEDDWEGWTALTSALDGECQLVGDDLFVTNPERLWRGIEEGAANALLVKVNQIGTLSETLDAVEMALRAGYGAVMSHRSGETEDSTIADLAVATNCGQIKTGSLARSDRTAKYNQLLRIEAELGSAAAYAGRSAIAAG, from the coding sequence ATGTCCGTCATCATCGACATCCGCGCGCGCGAAATTCTCGACAGCCGGGGCAATCCGACCGTCGAGGTGGATGTGGAGCTGGATGATGGCTCCATGGGCCGCGCCGCGGTGCCGTCGGGCGCTTCCACCGGCGCCCATGAGGCGGTGGAGAAGCGCGATGGCGGCCCGCGCTATGGCGGCAAGGGCGTGCGCGAGGCCGTCGCGGCCGTCGAGGGCGAGATCTACGAGAATATTGTGGGCATCGAAGCGGCCGAGCAGCGCGTGATCGACGAGGCGATGATCGATCTGGACGGCACGCCCAACAAGGCGCGCCTGGGCGCCAACGCCATCCTAGGCGTCTCGCTGGCGGTGGCCAAGGCCGCGGCGCAATCGCGCAAGCTGCCGCTCTACCGCTATCTGGGCGGCGTGAATGCGCGCATCCTGCCGACCCCGATGATGAACGTCATCAATGGCGGCGCCCATGCCGACAATCCGGTGGATTTCCAGGAATTCATGATCATGCCCACCGGCCTGCCGAGCTTTTCTGAAGCGCTGCGGTGTGGCTCGGAGATTTTCCACGCGCTTAAAAGCCGGCTGAAACAGGGCGGTTATTCCACCAATGTGGGCGATGAGGGCGGGTTCGCGCCGGACCTGAAGAGCGCCGAGCATTGCCTGGACGAGCTGATGGCCGCCATCGAAGCCGCCGGCTACAGCCCGGGCAAGGACGTGGTGCTGGCGCTGGATGTGGCCTCCACCGAGTTCTTCCGCGACGGGCGCTATGTGCTGGAAGGGGCGGGGCGCACCTGCTCGTCGGAGGAGTTTGCGACTTATCTCACGGAACTCGTGCGCGCCTACCCCATCGTCTCCATCGAGGACGGCATGGCCGAGGATGACTGGGAAGGCTGGACGGCGCTCACCTCGGCGCTGGACGGCGAATGCCAGCTGGTGGGCGATGATCTCTTCGTCACCAACCCCGAGCGCCTGTGGCGCGGCATCGAAGAAGGCGCGGCCAACGCCCTGCTGGTCAAGGTCAACCAGATCGGCACGCTGTCGGAAACGCTCGACGCGGTGGAGATGGCCCTGCGCGCGGGCTATGGCGCTGTGATGAGCCACCGCTCGGGCGAAACCGAAGATTCCACCATCGCGGATCTCGCCGTGGCGACCAATTGCGGGCAGATCAAGACCGGCTCGCTGGCGCGCTCCGACCGCACCGCCAAATATAACCAGCTCCTGCGCATCGAAGCCGAGCTCGGCTCGGCGGCGGCCTATGCCGGGCGCAGCGCGATCGCGGCGGGGTAG
- a CDS encoding HAD-IA family hydrolase: protein MTGLKLAVFDVDGTLVDSREVIARAMTRAFERAGLGAIAYDQVRTIVGLELSEAVARLAPPDYGEARVAALTGFYKQAFVEQRAEAGFSEPLYDGARETLERLADEGWILGVATGKARRGLDIVFGHHDLHRYFQTLHTVDGGPGKPHPRMVLDAMAATGARPKETVVIGDTFWDMAMARAADAHAMGVSWGFHTVDEINEAQPHAIHHDFAALNSALDVFAGDRSAA, encoded by the coding sequence GTGACGGGTCTGAAACTGGCCGTGTTTGATGTGGACGGCACGCTGGTGGATTCGCGTGAAGTGATCGCACGCGCCATGACCCGCGCCTTTGAGCGCGCCGGGCTGGGCGCCATCGCCTATGATCAGGTGCGCACGATTGTGGGTCTGGAATTGTCTGAAGCCGTAGCGCGTCTGGCCCCGCCCGATTATGGCGAGGCGCGGGTCGCGGCGCTCACCGGGTTTTACAAGCAAGCCTTCGTGGAACAGCGCGCCGAGGCCGGCTTTTCCGAGCCCCTCTATGACGGCGCGCGCGAGACTCTGGAGCGTCTGGCTGATGAGGGCTGGATCCTTGGCGTGGCCACCGGCAAGGCGCGCCGGGGGCTCGACATCGTGTTCGGCCACCATGATCTGCACCGCTATTTTCAGACCCTGCACACCGTGGATGGCGGTCCCGGCAAGCCGCATCCGCGCATGGTGCTCGACGCCATGGCCGCCACCGGCGCGCGCCCCAAAGAGACCGTGGTGATCGGCGACACGTTCTGGGACATGGCCATGGCGCGCGCCGCCGACGCCCACGCCATGGGCGTCAGCTGGGGCTTTCACACGGTGGATGAGATCAATGAGGCCCAGCCTCACGCCATCCACCATGATTTCGCCGCGCTCAACAGCGCCCTTGATGTCTTCGCCGGAGACCGGAGCGCCGCATGA
- a CDS encoding 6-carboxytetrahydropterin synthase: protein MSALVLEISKDFTFDAAHHFTHKDASHPFSRMHGHSFAGTVTLSGARSTDSGMVRDFWEIDAELAKIRDQLDHRLLNEVEGLEHPSLETIAHWVFERLDAALPGVVSVEIRRPSCGEKALVRRA from the coding sequence ATGTCCGCACTCGTTCTGGAAATCTCGAAGGACTTCACCTTCGACGCCGCCCATCATTTCACCCACAAGGACGCGAGCCATCCGTTCTCGCGAATGCACGGCCATTCCTTCGCCGGAACGGTGACCCTCTCGGGCGCCAGGTCCACCGACAGCGGCATGGTGCGTGATTTCTGGGAGATTGACGCGGAGCTGGCGAAAATCCGCGACCAGCTGGACCACCGCCTGCTCAACGAGGTGGAGGGGCTGGAACACCCCTCGCTGGAAACCATCGCCCACTGGGTGTTCGAGCGCCTGGACGCGGCCCTGCCCGGCGTGGTCAGCGTAGAGATCCGCCGCCCCAGCTGTGGGGAAAAGGCGCTCGTGCGCCGCGCCTGA